A stretch of Crossiella cryophila DNA encodes these proteins:
- a CDS encoding acyl carrier protein encodes MASNEEILEGLAEIIEEVAGVDQADVSADKSFVDDLDIDSLSMVEVAVQAEDKFGVKIPDDELVNLKTVGDAVNYISKNQ; translated from the coding sequence ATGGCTTCGAACGAAGAAATTCTCGAAGGTCTCGCCGAGATCATCGAAGAGGTCGCCGGTGTGGACCAGGCCGACGTCTCCGCCGACAAGTCCTTCGTGGACGACCTGGACATCGACTCGCTGTCCATGGTCGAGGTCGCGGTGCAGGCCGAGGACAAGTTCGGCGTGAAGATCCCGGACGACGAGCTGGTCAACCTGAAGACCGTCGGCGACGCGGTGAACTACATCTCGAAGAACCAATGA
- a CDS encoding cytochrome c biogenesis CcdA family protein, protein MTGQLGYLGALLGGALALASPCSALLLPAFFAYAFGSPARLLARTGVFYLGLATTLVPLGAAAASLGGLLTAHRQTVIAVAAVLLIGFGVAQLFGRGFGSGLSQRFAAGTRISSAASVFVLGATYGLAGFCSGPILGGVLTVAAAGGDPGYGAALLAVYGLGMVLPLFALAALWDRFQLGQRTWLRGREIGIGRLRLHSLNLVAGLLFIGIGVLFLVTDGTATLPGIVSVDTESALAERAGAFAAGVPDLLVLAPVLAVATFVLLRRLRR, encoded by the coding sequence GTGACCGGCCAGCTCGGCTACCTCGGCGCGCTGCTCGGCGGCGCGCTCGCGCTGGCCAGCCCCTGCTCGGCGTTGCTGCTGCCCGCCTTCTTCGCCTACGCCTTCGGCAGCCCGGCCCGGCTGCTGGCCCGCACCGGCGTGTTCTACCTCGGCCTGGCCACCACCCTGGTGCCCCTCGGCGCGGCCGCGGCCAGCCTCGGCGGCCTGCTCACCGCGCACCGGCAGACGGTGATCGCGGTGGCCGCGGTGCTGCTGATCGGTTTCGGCGTGGCCCAGCTCTTCGGCCGCGGCTTCGGCTCCGGCCTGTCCCAGCGTTTCGCGGCCGGCACCAGGATCTCCTCGGCCGCCTCGGTGTTCGTGCTCGGCGCGACCTACGGCCTGGCCGGGTTCTGCTCCGGCCCGATCCTCGGCGGCGTGCTCACCGTGGCCGCCGCGGGCGGCGATCCCGGTTACGGCGCGGCCCTGCTCGCGGTCTACGGCCTTGGCATGGTGCTGCCGCTGTTCGCACTGGCCGCGCTGTGGGACCGGTTCCAGCTGGGGCAGCGGACCTGGTTGCGCGGCAGGGAGATCGGCATCGGCCGCCTCCGCCTGCACTCGCTGAACCTGGTGGCCGGGCTGCTGTTCATCGGCATCGGCGTGCTGTTCCTGGTCACCGACGGCACCGCGACGCTGCCAGGGATCGTCAGCGTGGACACCGAGTCCGCACTGGCCGAACGCGCCGGCGCGTTCGCCGCCGGAGTGCCGGATCTGCTGGTACTGGCCCCGGTGCTGGCGGTGGCCACCTTCGTGCTGCTCCGCCGTCTGAGGCGTTAA
- a CDS encoding beta-ketoacyl-[acyl-carrier-protein] synthase family protein — translation MTSPDVVVTGLGATTPLGGDVASTWDAMLAGRSGVGVLKADWVDRFDLDVRIAAQLAVEPTEVLTRVEARRLDRSEQVALIAARQAWADAGTPEVEPERLAVVVGTGIGGALTILGQDDILETYGKRKVSPLTVPMLMPNGPAAVVGLELGSRAGVHAPVSACASGAEAIAWAWRMLKAGECDIVVCGGAEASICALPVAGFSQMRAMSTRNDEPERASRPFDTARDGFVLGEGAGIMVLERAEYAAARGARVYGQLAGIGTSADAYHITAPEPEGKGASRAIKAALRTGGLTPADVGHVNAHATSTPVGDVAEAAAIRSAIGTHAVVTAPKSALGHLLGGSGAVEAITTVLAIRDGVIPPTLNLENLDPAVGLDVVTGGPRHVRLQAAVNDSFGFGGHNVALAFASV, via the coding sequence ATGACATCTCCTGACGTTGTCGTCACCGGTCTCGGTGCGACGACTCCGCTCGGCGGCGACGTCGCGTCCACCTGGGACGCGATGCTCGCCGGGCGCAGCGGGGTCGGCGTGCTCAAGGCCGACTGGGTGGACAGGTTCGATCTGGACGTGCGTATCGCCGCCCAGCTCGCTGTCGAACCCACCGAGGTGCTGACCAGGGTCGAGGCTCGCCGCCTCGACCGGTCGGAGCAGGTCGCCCTGATCGCCGCGCGGCAAGCGTGGGCCGATGCGGGCACACCCGAGGTCGAGCCCGAGCGGCTGGCCGTCGTGGTGGGCACCGGCATCGGTGGCGCCCTGACCATCCTCGGTCAGGACGACATCCTGGAGACCTACGGGAAGCGCAAGGTCTCGCCCCTGACCGTCCCGATGCTCATGCCCAACGGCCCCGCGGCCGTGGTCGGGCTGGAGCTGGGGTCCAGGGCCGGGGTGCACGCTCCCGTCTCCGCCTGCGCCTCCGGCGCCGAGGCCATCGCCTGGGCGTGGCGGATGCTCAAGGCGGGCGAGTGCGACATCGTGGTCTGTGGCGGCGCCGAGGCGAGCATCTGCGCGCTGCCGGTGGCCGGTTTCTCCCAGATGCGGGCGATGAGCACGCGCAATGACGAACCCGAACGGGCCTCCCGCCCGTTCGACACCGCCCGCGACGGGTTCGTGCTCGGGGAAGGCGCCGGGATCATGGTGCTGGAACGGGCCGAGTACGCCGCGGCGCGCGGGGCGAGGGTGTACGGGCAGCTGGCCGGGATCGGCACCAGCGCGGACGCCTACCACATCACCGCCCCGGAACCGGAGGGCAAGGGCGCCAGCCGGGCCATCAAGGCCGCGCTGCGCACCGGCGGGCTCACCCCCGCCGACGTGGGGCATGTGAACGCGCACGCGACGTCGACCCCGGTCGGCGACGTGGCCGAGGCTGCGGCCATCCGCTCAGCCATCGGCACCCACGCCGTGGTCACCGCGCCGAAGTCCGCACTGGGTCACCTGCTGGGTGGTTCCGGTGCGGTGGAGGCGATCACCACCGTGCTCGCGATCCGCGACGGCGTGATCCCGCCGACGCTGAACCTGGAGAACCTCGACCCCGCGGTCGGGTTGGACGTGGTGACGGGCGGACCCCGGCACGTCCGGCTGCAGGCCGCCGTGAACGACTCGTTCGGTTTCGGCGGGCACAACGTCGCACTGGCTTTCGCCTCGGTCTGA
- a CDS encoding acyltransferase family protein yields the protein MNSMGVRGATPVGTGNRNAVVDLVRLTAVGMVVLLHWISPVITVTNGAVKAGIAFSGPVTWVATWFLQVMPLVFIAGGFVNTAGVDATARKGQSAVTFLARRARRLVTPTLPLVGICAALATAGSLLGQPAIAIVGDQAANPLWFLAVYLVVVALAPVMVRLHDRFGLAVPAVLTLAVAAVDTYRFATVGLTGSAGMLGDVSLVLVWVTVHQLGIVLARGGLARFGDRGLLGVAGVAVAGIVALIVFGPYPPAPIGLPDVPVSNLAPPTVLMVLLGIAQVALLARFTPWLERKLDGARTRKLLQRGNSTLMTVYLWHIPAALLVAGVCLLAPELLLPQPGAAWWSSRPMWLLACGLVLFVLVKWLRHFETGERETRRSGPVSAPLIVAGTVAAAFGLHEIFLYGLDLAAQDAAGSWRGVLALGVGAVLLRVAERATSSSAS from the coding sequence ATGAACAGCATGGGGGTCCGCGGGGCTACGCCGGTCGGCACCGGCAACCGGAACGCGGTGGTCGATCTGGTGCGGCTGACCGCGGTGGGCATGGTGGTGTTACTGCACTGGATCAGTCCGGTGATCACCGTGACCAACGGCGCGGTGAAGGCGGGGATCGCCTTCAGCGGCCCGGTGACCTGGGTGGCGACCTGGTTCCTGCAGGTGATGCCGCTGGTGTTCATCGCGGGTGGGTTCGTCAACACCGCGGGGGTGGACGCGACGGCCCGCAAGGGCCAGTCCGCGGTGACCTTCCTGGCCCGCCGGGCTCGCCGCCTGGTGACCCCGACCCTGCCACTGGTCGGGATCTGCGCGGCGCTGGCCACCGCGGGTTCGCTGCTGGGTCAGCCCGCGATCGCCATCGTGGGCGACCAGGCGGCGAACCCGCTGTGGTTCCTGGCGGTCTACCTGGTGGTGGTCGCGCTGGCCCCGGTGATGGTGCGGCTGCACGACCGGTTCGGCCTGGCCGTGCCCGCGGTGCTCACCCTGGCGGTGGCCGCGGTGGACACCTACCGGTTCGCCACCGTGGGGCTGACCGGGTCGGCCGGGATGCTCGGCGATGTCAGCCTGGTGCTGGTGTGGGTGACCGTGCACCAGCTCGGCATCGTGCTGGCCCGCGGTGGCCTGGCCCGCTTCGGCGACCGGGGACTGCTGGGGGTGGCGGGGGTCGCGGTGGCCGGGATCGTGGCGCTGATCGTGTTCGGGCCGTACCCGCCGGCGCCGATCGGGCTGCCGGACGTGCCGGTGTCCAACCTGGCCCCGCCCACCGTGCTGATGGTGCTGCTGGGCATCGCGCAGGTGGCGCTGCTGGCCCGGTTCACCCCGTGGCTGGAGCGGAAGCTGGACGGGGCGCGGACCCGGAAGCTGTTGCAGCGCGGGAACTCCACCCTGATGACGGTCTACCTGTGGCACATCCCGGCGGCGCTGCTGGTGGCCGGGGTCTGCCTGCTCGCGCCGGAGCTGCTGCTGCCGCAGCCGGGCGCGGCCTGGTGGTCCTCCCGGCCGATGTGGCTGCTGGCCTGCGGGCTGGTGCTGTTCGTGCTGGTGAAGTGGTTGCGCCACTTCGAGACCGGCGAGCGGGAGACCCGGCGGTCCGGGCCGGTGTCCGCGCCGCTGATCGTGGCGGGCACGGTGGCCGCGGCCTTCGGGTTGCACGAGATCTTCCTGTACGGCCTCGACCTGGCCGCGCAGGACGCCGCGGGATCGTGGCGCGGGGTGCTCGCACTGGGGGTGGGCGCGGTGCTGTTGCGCGTCGCCGAGCGGGCTACCTCATCCTCAGCGTCATAG
- a CDS encoding ACP S-malonyltransferase, with the protein MIALLAPGQGSQSPGMFEPWLALPGTAQRLSHWSELTGLDLVRLGTTATAEEIKDTSVTQPLVVALALLAYEELARRVELPTDVPVAGHSVGELAAAVLGGVLTADDAVALAAVRGAEMAAACALEPTGMIAVMGGVEAEVLARIEEFGLIPANRNGAGQIVAAGSLAGLDKLLANPPERARVKALPVAGAFHTGYMAPAAEALRARAAQVTVNNVTRPLLSNAEGAVLPVGTGGAEVLGRLVTQVTSPVRWDACMTTLAAQGVTAVVELPPAGTLSGLVKRELPDVARLPLKSPADLDKAVDLFAGGAA; encoded by the coding sequence GTGATCGCTCTCCTCGCTCCCGGACAGGGCTCGCAGTCCCCCGGCATGTTCGAGCCCTGGCTCGCGCTGCCCGGAACCGCGCAGCGGCTGTCCCACTGGTCCGAGCTGACCGGGCTGGACCTGGTCCGCCTCGGCACCACGGCGACCGCGGAGGAGATCAAGGACACGTCGGTGACCCAGCCACTGGTGGTGGCCCTGGCGTTGCTGGCGTACGAAGAGTTGGCCCGCCGGGTCGAGTTGCCCACCGACGTCCCGGTCGCCGGCCACTCGGTCGGTGAGCTCGCCGCCGCTGTTCTGGGTGGCGTGCTCACCGCCGACGACGCCGTCGCACTGGCCGCGGTGCGCGGCGCCGAGATGGCCGCCGCCTGCGCGCTCGAACCGACCGGCATGATCGCCGTGATGGGTGGCGTGGAGGCCGAGGTCCTCGCCCGGATCGAGGAGTTCGGCCTGATCCCCGCCAACCGCAACGGCGCTGGCCAGATCGTGGCCGCAGGCAGCCTGGCCGGGCTGGACAAGCTGCTGGCGAACCCGCCCGAGCGCGCGCGGGTCAAGGCGCTGCCGGTCGCGGGCGCCTTCCACACCGGATACATGGCCCCGGCGGCCGAGGCGCTGCGCGCCCGCGCCGCCCAGGTGACGGTGAACAACGTCACGCGCCCCTTGTTGTCCAACGCCGAAGGCGCTGTGCTCCCTGTGGGCACCGGCGGCGCCGAAGTGCTTGGCCGGCTGGTCACCCAGGTGACCTCGCCGGTGCGTTGGGACGCCTGCATGACCACCCTCGCTGCTCAGGGTGTGACCGCGGTCGTCGAGCTGCCTCCGGCCGGGACCCTGAGTGGCCTGGTCAAGCGCGAGCTGCCCGACGTTGCGCGGCTCCCCCTGAAGTCCCCGGCCGACCTAGACAAGGCGGTCGACCTGTTCGCCGGTGGTGCGGCGTGA
- a CDS encoding DUF3145 domain-containing protein, with amino-acid sequence MSARGCTSGVVYVHSSPSAVCPHVEWAISGTLGGRADLKWTAQPAAPGQLRAECAWTGDAGTGASLVSALRAWPMLRFEVTEEPSTGVDGERFCHVPGLGLWRARTSANGDIVVTEDQLRTLMAANRAAEAMTHRLGELLGAAWDDALEPFRRAGDGAPVTWLHRVG; translated from the coding sequence GTGAGCGCACGGGGATGCACCAGTGGCGTTGTCTACGTCCACTCGTCGCCGTCTGCGGTCTGTCCGCACGTCGAGTGGGCGATCTCGGGCACCCTTGGTGGCCGGGCCGATCTGAAGTGGACCGCCCAGCCGGCGGCGCCAGGACAGCTGCGCGCCGAATGCGCCTGGACCGGCGATGCCGGCACCGGCGCTTCGCTGGTGTCCGCGCTGCGGGCCTGGCCGATGCTGCGCTTCGAGGTCACCGAGGAACCCAGCACCGGCGTGGACGGCGAGCGGTTCTGCCACGTCCCGGGCCTTGGCCTGTGGCGGGCCCGCACCAGTGCCAACGGCGACATCGTGGTCACCGAGGACCAGCTGCGCACCCTGATGGCCGCCAACCGCGCCGCCGAGGCCATGACCCACCGCCTGGGCGAACTGCTCGGCGCGGCCTGGGACGACGCCCTGGAGCCGTTCCGCCGGGCGGGCGACGGCGCGCCGGTGACCTGGCTGCACCGGGTGGGCTGA
- a CDS encoding DsbA family protein, translating to MSQPQPDQPETQSAQRPAWQLALPAIVVVAGVLLAYLALGRTDGDTPRADAPAPATSGTSASPTPNQSQMDAAARQLDSRFTRRREGDPYAKGRVDAPVVMVEYADYRCPYCAKFSTDTRPELVRRFVEQGLLRIEWRDLPMFGAESEAAAVAARAAGRQGRFWPFHELAFAEAPRSGHADFGPDRLLDLARRSGVADMAKFERDLADPTLRQEIRTDAAEGQEMGLTSTPSFLINGRAVVGAQPLETFVRLIEQAAKK from the coding sequence ATGAGCCAGCCGCAGCCCGACCAGCCGGAAACCCAGTCCGCCCAGCGCCCGGCCTGGCAGCTCGCGCTACCCGCGATCGTGGTGGTGGCGGGGGTGCTGCTGGCCTACCTGGCCCTGGGCCGCACCGACGGCGACACCCCGCGAGCCGACGCGCCGGCGCCCGCCACCTCGGGCACCTCGGCGTCGCCAACGCCCAACCAAAGTCAGATGGATGCCGCCGCCCGGCAACTTGACTCCCGGTTCACCCGCCGCCGTGAAGGCGATCCCTACGCCAAGGGCCGGGTGGACGCGCCGGTGGTCATGGTGGAGTACGCCGACTACCGCTGCCCGTACTGCGCCAAGTTCAGCACCGACACCCGTCCGGAACTCGTGCGCCGCTTCGTGGAGCAGGGCCTGCTGCGGATCGAGTGGCGGGACCTGCCGATGTTCGGCGCGGAGTCCGAGGCCGCCGCGGTGGCCGCCCGCGCCGCCGGTCGGCAGGGCCGGTTCTGGCCGTTCCACGAACTGGCCTTCGCCGAGGCCCCGCGCTCCGGGCACGCCGACTTCGGCCCGGACCGGCTGCTCGACCTGGCCCGCCGCTCCGGCGTGGCCGACATGGCCAAGTTCGAGCGGGACCTGGCCGATCCGACGCTGCGCCAGGAGATCCGCACCGACGCCGCCGAAGGCCAGGAGATGGGGCTGACCAGCACGCCGTCCTTCCTGATCAACGGGCGCGCGGTGGTCGGCGCGCAGCCGCTGGAGACCTTCGTCCGGCTGATCGAGCAGGCCGCCAAGAAGTGA
- a CDS encoding beta-ketoacyl-ACP synthase III, with the protein MQLAPGPVGTKIIGLGSHQGDRVVTNHDIAKLVDTSDEWIQSRVGIKSRRLAREDQSLTDMAVEAGKKAVADSGLDPTEIDTVIIATCTMPTTIPNAAAQVAARIGIVKAGAFDVNAACAGFCYAMATASDLVRGGSSRYVLVIGAERFTDWVDWTDRSTCIIFADGAGAVVVGPADEPAIGPVAWESAGGMAEVIGVTPQRYLYQEGQSVFRWATTENWPVAERAVELAGLKLSDIDVLVPHQANLRIVESIAKELRGRGAREDLVVARDIVTSGNTSSASIPIALDHMRAAGEISSGDVVLLIGFGAGLVSAGQVVICP; encoded by the coding sequence ATGCAGCTGGCCCCCGGCCCGGTCGGCACGAAGATCATCGGACTCGGCAGCCACCAGGGCGACCGCGTGGTGACCAACCACGACATCGCCAAGCTGGTCGACACCTCTGACGAGTGGATCCAGAGCCGGGTGGGCATCAAGTCCCGCAGGCTCGCCCGCGAGGACCAGTCGCTGACCGACATGGCGGTCGAGGCCGGCAAGAAGGCCGTCGCGGACTCCGGGCTGGACCCGACCGAGATCGACACGGTCATCATCGCCACCTGCACCATGCCCACCACGATCCCCAACGCCGCGGCCCAGGTGGCCGCGCGGATCGGGATCGTCAAGGCGGGCGCCTTCGACGTGAACGCGGCCTGCGCGGGCTTCTGCTACGCCATGGCCACCGCCTCGGACCTGGTCCGCGGTGGCTCCTCCCGCTACGTGCTGGTGATCGGCGCCGAGCGCTTCACCGACTGGGTGGACTGGACCGACCGCTCCACCTGCATCATCTTCGCCGACGGCGCGGGCGCCGTGGTGGTCGGACCCGCCGACGAACCCGCCATCGGGCCGGTGGCCTGGGAGAGCGCGGGCGGCATGGCCGAGGTGATCGGGGTGACCCCGCAGCGCTACCTCTACCAGGAGGGCCAGTCGGTGTTCCGCTGGGCCACCACGGAGAACTGGCCGGTGGCCGAGCGCGCGGTGGAACTGGCCGGGCTCAAGCTCTCCGACATCGACGTGCTGGTGCCGCACCAGGCGAACCTGCGGATCGTGGAGTCCATCGCCAAGGAACTGCGCGGTCGCGGCGCCCGGGAGGACCTGGTGGTCGCCAGGGACATCGTCACCAGCGGCAACACCTCCTCGGCCTCGATCCCGATCGCCCTGGACCACATGCGTGCGGCCGGTGAGATCTCCAGCGGTGATGTCGTGCTGCTCATTGGTTTCGGCGCCGGCCTGGTGTCCGCCGGACAGGTGGTCATCTGCCCCTGA
- a CDS encoding PucR family transcriptional regulator, whose translation MSPEVVPQPHPSPELSTATLRGLERASGDLAAASIAAMDSQLPWFRRMPADQRASVLLVIQTGAANFVEWLRDPRQAIRLTAEAFRAAPRDISRWVSLRQTVELVRIAIDMLEQQLPILGRDTAERAWLTEAVLRYGREIAFAAATSYAAAAEARGAWDARLEALMVDGIVRGDAEESLLSRAAALGWDLAAEATVLVGNPASDDPPAVVFDVRSRAARTGRAVLLGVQGSRLVVVLGGPVAGSTGHDVLAKMSEAFGDGPVVAGPTVSSLAEAHHSAADAISGLRAVVGWPAAPRPVRSGELLPERALAGDPEAERQLVERVVRPLVEAGGSLLETVEAYLEAGGVLESCARTLFVHSNTVRYRLRRVAEITGHTATDPRDALVLRVALAVGRLARARGLW comes from the coding sequence ATGAGTCCCGAGGTCGTGCCGCAGCCGCACCCGTCGCCGGAGCTGTCCACGGCGACCCTGCGGGGCCTGGAGCGCGCGTCAGGGGACCTGGCCGCGGCCAGCATCGCCGCGATGGACTCCCAGCTGCCCTGGTTCCGCCGGATGCCTGCCGACCAGCGGGCCAGCGTGCTGCTGGTGATCCAGACCGGCGCGGCCAACTTCGTGGAATGGCTGCGCGACCCGCGCCAGGCCATCCGGCTCACCGCCGAGGCCTTCCGGGCCGCGCCACGGGACATCTCCCGCTGGGTCAGCCTGCGCCAGACCGTGGAACTGGTCCGGATAGCGATCGACATGCTCGAGCAGCAGCTGCCGATACTGGGCAGGGACACCGCCGAGCGCGCCTGGCTCACCGAGGCCGTGCTGCGCTACGGGCGGGAGATCGCCTTCGCCGCGGCCACCTCCTACGCGGCCGCGGCCGAGGCCCGCGGCGCCTGGGACGCCCGCCTCGAGGCGCTGATGGTGGACGGCATCGTGCGTGGCGACGCCGAGGAGTCACTGCTCTCGCGAGCCGCCGCGCTGGGCTGGGACCTGGCCGCCGAGGCCACCGTGCTGGTCGGCAACCCGGCCAGCGACGACCCGCCCGCGGTGGTCTTCGACGTGCGCAGCCGGGCCGCCCGCACCGGCCGCGCGGTACTGCTCGGCGTGCAGGGCTCCCGCCTGGTCGTGGTGCTCGGCGGCCCGGTCGCCGGATCCACCGGGCACGACGTGCTGGCCAAGATGTCCGAGGCATTCGGCGACGGGCCGGTGGTGGCCGGGCCGACCGTGTCCAGCCTGGCCGAGGCGCACCACAGCGCCGCCGACGCCATCTCCGGCCTGCGCGCGGTGGTCGGCTGGCCTGCCGCGCCGCGCCCGGTGCGCTCCGGCGAACTGCTGCCCGAACGCGCGCTGGCCGGTGACCCCGAGGCCGAACGGCAGCTGGTGGAACGGGTGGTGCGGCCGCTGGTGGAGGCGGGCGGCTCGCTGCTGGAGACCGTGGAGGCCTACCTGGAGGCCGGTGGCGTGCTGGAGAGCTGCGCGCGCACCCTGTTCGTGCACTCCAACACCGTGCGGTACCGGCTGCGCCGGGTGGCCGAGATCACCGGGCACACCGCCACCGATCCGCGGGACGCGCTGGTGCTCCGGGTGGCCCTCGCGGTGGGTCGGCTGGCCAGGGCCCGCGGACTCTGGTGA
- a CDS encoding mechanosensitive ion channel family protein, which produces MGGELRRGLADAWSMVATFVPKLFGFLLILLVGWLIAKALAKVVSLLLRKTGFNKLADKAGIGTLLASQRVDAAEIIVKLVYYFVLLIALQLAFGVFGAGNAVSQLLTDIIGYLPRIIVAIVLLLVAAAIARIARDLVGTAIGNRPFTGLLRGITYAFILALGVIAALNQLGIATTVTTPVLIAVLATVGGILVVGVGGGLIRPMQDRWGRWLNRIESEAAATRNPAPAPGTSNPPGPPPNETPTPPAGTPIPPIPPAQ; this is translated from the coding sequence GTGGGAGGCGAACTACGCCGGGGACTCGCGGACGCGTGGTCCATGGTGGCCACATTCGTGCCGAAGCTCTTCGGCTTCTTGCTGATCCTGTTGGTCGGCTGGCTGATCGCCAAGGCGCTGGCCAAGGTGGTCTCGTTGCTGCTGCGCAAGACCGGCTTCAACAAGCTGGCCGACAAGGCGGGCATCGGCACCCTGCTGGCCAGTCAGCGGGTGGACGCGGCCGAGATCATCGTCAAACTCGTCTACTACTTCGTCCTGCTGATCGCACTGCAACTGGCCTTCGGCGTCTTCGGCGCGGGCAACGCGGTGAGCCAGCTGCTCACCGACATCATCGGCTACCTGCCACGGATCATCGTGGCCATCGTGCTGCTGCTGGTGGCCGCGGCCATCGCCCGCATCGCCCGCGACCTGGTCGGCACCGCCATCGGCAACCGCCCGTTCACCGGACTGCTGCGCGGCATCACCTATGCCTTCATCCTGGCCCTCGGCGTGATCGCCGCGCTGAACCAGCTCGGCATCGCCACCACGGTCACCACCCCGGTGCTGATCGCGGTGCTGGCCACCGTCGGCGGCATCCTGGTGGTCGGTGTGGGCGGCGGCCTGATCCGGCCCATGCAGGACCGCTGGGGCCGCTGGCTGAACCGGATCGAGAGCGAGGCCGCGGCCACCCGCAACCCCGCTCCCGCACCGGGCACCTCGAACCCGCCGGGACCGCCGCCGAACGAGACGCCGACCCCGCCCGCGGGGACGCCGATCCCACCGATCCCGCCGGCGCAGTAA
- a CDS encoding alpha/beta fold hydrolase — MRRTTAARGGWPRAAALTLGLLGLLGSQVVTATQPAEAAETANPAALKEFYSQVPNWQPCKFNSALDCATLVVPMDYGKPKQERIALSVSRLKASDPAKRRGILLSNPGGPGGSGLALPTYFYGTPLTEVYDLIGFDPRGVNESTLLSCEVTTDLHKLSSRPEDKDFAAWTASARQSEEACRKAGGALRKHVNTPNTARDMDVIRGVLGEKKLSYVGYSYGTYLGAVYGSLFPKQLDRSVLDSSVHPEWIWRQQFKQQSVAFRDNVDLWAEWAGQRNNRFGIGKTKAEVLATVEQVAAKLHATPADGFDRTQFDAGVGGGARYRFNWEFLAEDVKYFRDFQPGSAEFAEAAKAGKELATLGLAQLRAGVFDTVTCEADWPRDLNSYYQDMREFRDRYPYGLGVTRAAPRTCTFRSFTPPEKPVKLKRKGYQTGVVIQADGDTQTHYDGGPAMAERLEDHLISVADEGRHGLYALGGNTCVDEHVNRYLVDGVLPPSRVICAGTPRPDVPTDAESASSRSRRLAPTPPGALAEKVRQAAVANKVANLPF, encoded by the coding sequence GTGCGTAGAACAACCGCCGCCCGTGGTGGCTGGCCGAGGGCAGCCGCGCTGACACTCGGTCTGCTCGGACTGCTCGGCAGCCAGGTCGTGACCGCGACCCAGCCCGCCGAAGCAGCGGAAACGGCCAACCCGGCCGCGCTCAAGGAGTTCTACAGCCAGGTTCCGAACTGGCAGCCGTGCAAGTTCAACAGCGCGCTGGACTGCGCCACCCTGGTGGTGCCGATGGACTACGGCAAGCCCAAGCAGGAGCGGATCGCGCTCTCGGTCAGCAGGCTCAAGGCCAGCGACCCGGCCAAGCGCCGCGGCATCCTGCTGTCCAACCCGGGTGGTCCCGGCGGCAGCGGCCTCGCCTTGCCGACCTACTTCTACGGCACCCCGCTGACCGAGGTCTACGACCTGATCGGCTTCGACCCGCGCGGGGTCAACGAGTCCACCCTGCTCAGCTGCGAGGTCACCACCGACCTGCACAAGCTCAGCTCGCGGCCGGAGGACAAGGACTTCGCGGCCTGGACGGCCAGTGCCCGGCAGAGCGAGGAGGCCTGCCGCAAGGCCGGTGGCGCGCTGCGCAAGCACGTCAACACGCCCAACACCGCCCGTGACATGGACGTCATCCGCGGCGTGCTGGGGGAGAAGAAGCTCAGCTACGTCGGCTACTCCTACGGCACCTACCTGGGCGCGGTCTACGGCAGCCTGTTCCCCAAGCAGCTCGACCGCAGCGTGCTGGACTCCTCGGTGCACCCGGAGTGGATCTGGCGGCAGCAGTTCAAGCAGCAGTCGGTGGCCTTCCGGGACAACGTGGACCTGTGGGCGGAGTGGGCGGGGCAGCGCAACAACCGCTTCGGCATCGGCAAGACCAAGGCCGAGGTGCTGGCCACCGTCGAGCAGGTCGCGGCCAAGCTGCACGCCACCCCGGCTGACGGCTTCGACCGCACCCAGTTCGACGCCGGGGTCGGCGGCGGCGCGCGCTACCGGTTCAACTGGGAGTTCCTCGCCGAGGACGTGAAGTACTTCCGCGACTTCCAGCCCGGCTCGGCCGAGTTCGCCGAGGCGGCCAAGGCCGGCAAGGAACTCGCCACCCTTGGCCTGGCCCAGCTGCGCGCGGGCGTGTTCGACACGGTCACCTGCGAGGCGGACTGGCCGCGCGATCTCAACAGCTACTACCAGGACATGCGCGAGTTCCGGGACCGCTACCCCTACGGGCTCGGCGTGACCAGGGCCGCGCCGCGCACCTGCACCTTCCGCTCGTTCACCCCGCCGGAGAAGCCGGTCAAGCTCAAGCGCAAGGGCTACCAGACCGGCGTGGTGATCCAGGCCGACGGCGACACCCAGACCCACTACGACGGCGGCCCGGCCATGGCCGAGCGCCTGGAGGACCACCTGATCTCGGTGGCGGACGAGGGTCGGCACGGCCTGTACGCCCTTGGCGGCAACACCTGCGTTGACGAGCACGTCAACCGGTACCTGGTCGACGGCGTGCTGCCGCCGAGCCGGGTGATCTGCGCGGGCACCCCTCGGCCGGACGTGCCCACCGACGCCGAGTCGGCCTCCTCGCGGTCCCGCCGGCTCGCGCCGACCCCGCCGGGCGCGCTCGCGGAGAAGGTGCGGCAGGCCGCGGTGGCCAACAAGGTGGCCAACCTGCCGTTCTGA